From Priestia aryabhattai, one genomic window encodes:
- a CDS encoding SAV0927 family protein, with the protein MLQEKETPIVYYYCIATDDCRYDFSIIYSNMFCGKAMVIFIQTGNMALLCSDDMEDEELQIEKLGIKIVDIIQCKTFLQLVLQQI; encoded by the coding sequence TTGCTACAGGAGAAAGAAACACCGATTGTTTATTATTATTGTATTGCAACAGATGATTGTCGATATGACTTTTCAATTATTTACTCAAATATGTTTTGTGGAAAAGCCATGGTCATTTTTATACAAACAGGAAATATGGCGCTATTATGTAGCGATGATATGGAAGATGAGGAACTACAGATAGAAAAGCTAGGGATTAAGATAGTAGATATTATTCAGTGCAAGACATTTTTACAGCTAGTTTTGCAGCAGATATAA
- a CDS encoding APC family permease, protein MKQVELKRSLKLWSIVFLGVGYMTPMVVFDTFGIVAEKTNGHVPTAYILALVAMLFTAISYGKMVKVYPVAGSAYTYTQKTINSNLGFLVGWSSLLDYLFLPMINAVLTKIYLSALFPNIPSWLFIVGFVSVVTLINLFSVNATANFNNFLVTFQILVIIIFVILVVTGVSRGEGTGKFFSIQPFFQPGMQLSSLISGATILCFSFLGFDAVTTLAEETANPTVTIPRAIFLTALIGGILFIGASYFTQSYFPDISRFSDLEATSPEIALYVGGKLFQAFFLAGTVTGTLASGLSSHASVSRLLYVMGRDNVLPKRFFGYIHPRWNTPFLNVLFVGAISLSAIFFNLLTATSLINFGALIAFTFVNVCVVVHYVIREKQHKTIRGFINYLVLPGIGGGTVVVLWINLSADSLILGLIWAGVGLIYLTYLTKLFTCKPPQFQFEKAKEL, encoded by the coding sequence GTGAAACAGGTAGAGTTGAAACGTTCATTAAAGTTATGGTCAATCGTATTTCTAGGAGTAGGATATATGACACCGATGGTGGTATTCGATACCTTTGGCATTGTAGCTGAAAAAACAAATGGACATGTACCAACAGCTTATATTTTGGCCTTAGTGGCTATGCTTTTCACAGCCATAAGTTACGGAAAAATGGTTAAAGTTTATCCGGTAGCAGGATCAGCTTATACATATACTCAGAAAACCATCAATTCGAACCTTGGTTTTCTTGTTGGATGGTCATCCTTGTTAGACTATTTGTTTTTACCCATGATTAACGCTGTTTTAACAAAGATATATCTTTCTGCACTTTTCCCTAATATCCCATCTTGGTTATTTATTGTAGGGTTTGTAAGTGTAGTGACGCTTATAAATTTATTTAGTGTTAATGCTACCGCAAACTTTAATAATTTCTTAGTTACCTTTCAAATATTGGTTATCATTATTTTTGTGATTTTAGTTGTCACGGGAGTATCTCGTGGGGAAGGAACAGGCAAATTTTTTTCTATTCAACCTTTTTTTCAACCAGGTATGCAGCTATCAAGTTTAATATCCGGAGCTACGATTCTTTGTTTTTCATTTTTAGGGTTTGATGCAGTAACGACACTGGCCGAAGAAACAGCTAATCCAACAGTCACTATTCCGCGCGCGATATTCCTAACAGCTCTTATAGGAGGTATATTATTTATAGGGGCTTCCTATTTTACACAGTCCTATTTTCCTGATATATCGCGCTTTAGCGATCTTGAAGCAACTTCTCCAGAAATCGCTTTATATGTAGGGGGGAAATTATTTCAGGCTTTCTTTTTAGCAGGAACTGTAACAGGAACTCTAGCCTCCGGGCTATCGTCACATGCGAGTGTATCCCGACTATTGTATGTAATGGGCCGTGACAATGTACTGCCAAAAAGGTTTTTTGGCTATATACATCCTCGTTGGAATACACCCTTTTTAAATGTTCTATTTGTAGGGGCTATTTCATTATCGGCAATATTTTTTAATCTGTTAACGGCTACTTCTCTAATTAACTTTGGGGCCTTAATTGCCTTTACTTTTGTAAATGTATGTGTAGTTGTACATTATGTAATAAGAGAGAAGCAACATAAAACAATACGGGGATTTATAAACTACCTCGTATTACCGGGGATAGGAGGAGGAACAGTGGTTGTCCTATGGATTAACCTAAGTGCAGACTCCCTCATATTAGGTCTTATCTGGGCAGGAGTCGGTCTCATTTACCTGACTTATCTAACAAAATTATTTACTTGTAAGCCTCCTCAATTCCAGTTTGAAAAAGCGAAAGAATTGTAA
- a CDS encoding DUF3243 family protein translates to MNSNTETVENKVEDKLNEMSQEKKDNILSSFNEFKMDLGDKVTKGEKLGLNDNQLTLAAKKTADYLAKHEEPQNEEQYLLHELWKAENEEEQHHLAHMLVKFIKK, encoded by the coding sequence ATGAACAGTAATACTGAAACCGTTGAAAACAAAGTAGAGGATAAACTAAATGAGATGAGTCAAGAGAAGAAAGACAACATTCTTTCTAGTTTTAATGAATTTAAAATGGACTTAGGAGATAAAGTCACAAAAGGTGAAAAATTAGGATTAAATGATAACCAATTAACTTTGGCAGCTAAAAAAACAGCTGATTATCTCGCCAAACATGAGGAGCCACAAAACGAAGAGCAATACTTGTTACATGAGTTGTGGAAAGCTGAAAACGAGGAAGAACAGCATCATCTTGCACATATGCTTGTTAAATTCATTAAAAAATAA
- a CDS encoding alpha/beta-type small acid-soluble spore protein translates to MANNKSSNNNELLVYGAEQAIDQMKYEIASEFGVNLGADTTARANGSVGGEITKRLVQMAEQQLGGGRF, encoded by the coding sequence ATGGCAAACAACAAAAGCAGCAACAACAACGAATTATTAGTATACGGTGCTGAACAAGCAATCGATCAAATGAAATATGAAATCGCTAGCGAATTTGGTGTAAACCTTGGTGCTGACACAACTGCACGTGCAAACGGATCAGTAGGTGGCGAAATCACAAAACGTCTTGTACAAATGGCTGAGCAACAACTTGGCGGCGGACGTTTCTAA